In one window of Microbacterium sp. PM5 DNA:
- a CDS encoding DUF3093 domain-containing protein, with the protein MHIAAPAAPVSDVRYRERLSPSLWTLLSSAVVAPMVALVFVPLDATIALAAGIAVAAVLIGLLVFASPVVEVRAGELRVGRAHIPVDQLGPAEPLWADDARAARGPQLSATAWHMFRGGIDPVVRVSVIDPGDPVTEWVFSTRTPDRVVAAIRRAQSR; encoded by the coding sequence ATGCACATCGCCGCTCCAGCCGCTCCCGTTTCCGACGTCCGCTACCGCGAACGGCTCAGCCCGTCGCTGTGGACGCTGCTCAGCTCGGCGGTGGTCGCTCCGATGGTCGCACTGGTGTTCGTCCCGCTGGACGCGACCATCGCTCTCGCCGCGGGCATCGCCGTGGCAGCGGTGCTGATCGGCCTGCTCGTCTTCGCGTCTCCGGTCGTGGAGGTGCGAGCCGGGGAACTCCGGGTCGGTCGTGCGCATATCCCGGTGGATCAGCTCGGCCCCGCCGAGCCGCTGTGGGCAGATGACGCCCGTGCTGCGCGCGGTCCACAGCTGTCCGCGACCGCGTGGCACATGTTCCGCGGCGGGATCGACCCCGTGGTCCGCGTTTCCGTCATCGATCCCGGAGACCCCGTCACCGAGTGGGTGTTCTCGACGCGCACGCCTGATCGCGTCGTCGCCGCGATCAGGCGCGCCCAGTCGCGCTGA
- the sepH gene encoding septation protein SepH, producing the protein MEQLKVIGTEEGVLVLATESGERYALPIDETLRSQLRRSQRDSEPRAARPSPRDIQAHIRSGLSAQEVAELLGARLEDVQRFERPVLAEREHIVGQALAVPVLIAGELDAAAQPTFGVAVRAKLAEAGASGERWTSWKDEDGWVVKLEFTANDVDHDARWSFDPRRSSLAPLNADATQLSRQGSLPEGLIPRLRALDTSPLKDASRFDSGAFGPRRLDADAGVPDADIARPDVRVPVAPAVQDAAIKRAPDHAVTSAETADLLEALRRRRGQREPMPEEESATERPHSPVALFDALEPGYDEAGTDAEDTASAIEDTVISDSSRRKGRTSMPSWDEIVFGARTEDG; encoded by the coding sequence ATGGAACAGCTCAAGGTGATCGGAACCGAGGAAGGCGTCCTCGTTCTCGCCACGGAGTCCGGCGAACGGTACGCGCTGCCGATCGACGAGACGCTGCGCAGCCAGCTGCGTCGCTCACAGCGCGACAGCGAGCCGCGTGCGGCGCGCCCGAGCCCCCGCGACATCCAGGCTCACATCCGTTCCGGGCTGTCGGCTCAGGAGGTCGCGGAGCTTCTGGGCGCTCGCCTGGAAGACGTGCAGCGCTTCGAACGTCCCGTCCTCGCCGAGCGTGAGCACATCGTGGGGCAGGCTCTGGCCGTCCCGGTGCTCATCGCGGGAGAACTCGATGCCGCGGCGCAGCCGACCTTCGGGGTCGCGGTGCGTGCGAAGCTCGCCGAGGCGGGTGCGAGCGGCGAACGCTGGACGAGCTGGAAGGACGAGGACGGCTGGGTCGTCAAGCTGGAGTTCACCGCGAACGACGTCGACCACGATGCACGCTGGAGCTTCGACCCGCGCCGGAGCAGTCTTGCTCCGCTCAACGCCGATGCGACCCAGCTCTCGCGTCAAGGATCGCTGCCCGAAGGACTGATCCCCCGCCTGCGCGCGCTCGACACCTCTCCGCTGAAGGACGCCTCGCGCTTCGACTCGGGGGCGTTCGGCCCGCGCCGTCTGGACGCCGACGCCGGCGTGCCCGACGCTGACATCGCGCGACCGGACGTGCGAGTGCCGGTCGCTCCCGCGGTTCAGGATGCCGCGATCAAGCGCGCCCCCGATCACGCGGTGACGTCCGCCGAGACAGCGGATCTGCTCGAGGCGCTGCGCCGCCGTCGCGGCCAGCGCGAGCCCATGCCCGAGGAGGAGTCCGCGACCGAGCGTCCGCACTCCCCCGTGGCTCTGTTCGACGCGCTCGAGCCCGGCTATGACGAAGCGGGGACGGATGCCGAAGACACGGCATCCGCGATCGAAGACACCGTCATCAGCGACTCGTCGCGCCGCAAGGGGCGCACCTCCATGCCGTCGTGGGACGAGATCGTCTTCGGAGCGCGCACCGAAGACGGGTGA
- a CDS encoding DUF4193 domain-containing protein — translation MATDYDAPRKTDDDSESIEALKERVPDKMSGAVDVEDADNPSGFELPGADLSDLELDVVVLPPQEDEFTCIECFLVKHRTQIDHETTAGAVCIECA, via the coding sequence ATGGCGACCGATTACGACGCCCCCCGTAAGACCGACGACGACAGCGAGTCGATCGAGGCTCTGAAGGAGCGCGTTCCCGACAAGATGTCCGGGGCCGTCGACGTCGAGGATGCCGACAACCCCTCGGGCTTCGAGCTGCCCGGCGCCGACCTCTCCGACCTGGAGCTGGATGTCGTCGTGCTGCCCCCGCAGGAAGACGAGTTCACCTGCATCGAGTGCTTCCTCGTGAAGCATCGCACGCAGATCGACCACGAGACCACCGCCGGCGCCGTCTGCATCGAGTGCGCCTGA
- the dxs gene encoding 1-deoxy-D-xylulose-5-phosphate synthase: protein MSLLASITGPRDLDSLSTEQLEQLAQEIRDFLVENVARTGGHLGPNLGVVELTIALHRVFNSPDDPFVFDTGHQSYVHKLLTGRQDFRGLRSRGGLAGYPQRAESVHDVVESSHASSSLSWADGISRALTRTGRKDHHVVAVVGDGALTGGMTWEALNNISDDNDRNLVIVVNDNGRSYAPTIGGMARYLNRVRTTEGYESLRKSSASFFRRLGPMGRAVYRGVRGGTHGFLSRFSNNEALYSNLDIKYLGPIDGHDLVALQETLQLAKDYSAPVIVHVITEKGRGYEPARNDEADQFHAVGKIDPATGEPLGSSDAVAWTDAFADALVAAGERRDDVIAITAAMLRPTGLQPFAQRFPDRVYDVGIAEQHAVASAAGLAFGGLHPVVAIYATFMNRAFDQVLMDVALHRAGVTFVLDRSGVTGPDGPSHHGVWDLAMLQLVPGIRIAAPRDEARLREEFDEAIAVDDAPTVIRFPKGAVAVEQPALKRLSDGVDVLWQNGAEDVLLVGIGPMTQLAVEVAERLRAQGIGATVVDPRWVVPVQPSIVKLAAAHRLVITIEDGIRVGGVGTRVRQVLREAGVDTAVDELGLPDAFIDHATREQILEDAGLSAAKIAQDVVAQVLGTRIPIARPSTETGAIWTVQGGADSSEHADHGDGRG from the coding sequence ATGAGTCTGCTCGCTTCGATCACCGGTCCGCGCGACCTGGACTCCCTGTCCACTGAGCAGCTCGAGCAGCTCGCGCAGGAGATCCGTGACTTCCTCGTCGAGAACGTGGCGCGCACGGGAGGTCATCTCGGACCGAACCTCGGTGTCGTGGAGCTCACCATCGCGCTGCACCGGGTCTTCAACTCTCCCGACGACCCCTTCGTCTTCGACACCGGCCATCAGTCGTATGTGCACAAGCTGCTCACCGGCCGCCAGGACTTCCGCGGGCTGCGCTCGCGCGGCGGACTCGCCGGCTACCCGCAACGCGCGGAGAGCGTCCACGACGTCGTCGAGTCCTCGCACGCGTCGAGTTCGCTGAGCTGGGCGGACGGCATCTCCCGGGCGTTGACCCGCACCGGCCGCAAGGATCACCACGTGGTCGCTGTCGTCGGTGACGGCGCGCTGACGGGCGGGATGACCTGGGAGGCACTGAACAACATCTCCGACGACAACGATCGCAATCTGGTGATCGTCGTCAATGACAACGGACGCTCCTACGCTCCGACGATCGGGGGAATGGCTCGCTATCTGAACCGGGTGCGCACCACCGAGGGCTATGAGAGCCTGCGCAAGAGCTCGGCATCCTTCTTCCGTCGCCTCGGGCCCATGGGGCGCGCCGTCTACCGCGGTGTCCGCGGCGGCACGCATGGATTCCTCTCGCGCTTCTCCAACAACGAGGCGCTGTACTCGAACCTGGACATCAAGTACCTCGGGCCGATCGACGGACACGACCTCGTCGCGCTGCAGGAGACGTTGCAGCTGGCCAAGGACTACAGCGCCCCCGTGATCGTGCACGTCATCACCGAGAAGGGCCGCGGCTACGAACCCGCGCGCAACGACGAGGCCGATCAGTTCCACGCCGTCGGCAAGATCGACCCGGCGACGGGCGAGCCGCTGGGCTCTTCGGATGCCGTCGCCTGGACCGACGCCTTCGCCGATGCACTCGTCGCGGCCGGAGAGCGTCGCGACGACGTCATCGCGATCACCGCGGCGATGCTGCGCCCGACGGGCCTGCAGCCGTTCGCGCAGCGTTTCCCCGACCGCGTCTACGATGTCGGCATCGCCGAGCAGCATGCGGTGGCTTCCGCGGCGGGACTCGCGTTCGGCGGGCTGCACCCGGTCGTCGCGATCTATGCGACGTTCATGAACCGCGCCTTCGACCAAGTGCTCATGGATGTGGCCCTGCATCGCGCGGGAGTGACGTTCGTTCTCGATCGCTCGGGTGTGACCGGGCCCGACGGCCCCAGCCACCATGGTGTGTGGGATCTCGCGATGCTGCAGCTGGTCCCCGGCATCCGCATCGCCGCACCCCGCGACGAAGCCCGCTTGCGGGAGGAGTTCGACGAGGCGATCGCTGTCGACGACGCCCCCACGGTGATCCGCTTTCCCAAGGGCGCCGTCGCGGTCGAACAGCCGGCCCTCAAGCGCCTCTCGGACGGTGTCGACGTGCTGTGGCAGAACGGGGCCGAGGACGTTCTGCTCGTCGGCATCGGCCCGATGACGCAGCTCGCGGTCGAAGTCGCCGAGCGTCTGCGCGCCCAGGGCATCGGAGCGACCGTCGTCGATCCGCGCTGGGTCGTTCCCGTGCAACCCTCCATCGTGAAGCTCGCGGCCGCCCATCGCCTGGTGATCACGATCGAGGACGGCATCCGCGTCGGTGGCGTCGGAACGCGCGTGCGCCAGGTGCTGCGCGAAGCGGGCGTCGACACGGCCGTCGACGAGCTCGGCCTTCCCGATGCCTTCATCGATCACGCGACACGCGAGCAGATCCTCGAAGACGCCGGCCTGTCGGCCGCGAAGATCGCGCAGGACGTCGTCGCGCAGGTGCTCGGCACGCGTATCCCCATCGCGCGGCCCTCCACCGAGACGGGTGCCATCTGGACCGTCCAGGGCGGCGCAGACAGCTCCGAACACGCAGACCACGGCGACGGCCGCGGCTGA
- the dut gene encoding dUTP diphosphatase, with product MIESVDVPIIAPQVPVYAHPGDAGADLVSSESLRLEPGARALVGTGVRIALPDGYAAFVVPRSGLAAKHGITIVNAPGTIDAGYRGEIKVALLNTDAHEAYDITAGDRIAQLIVMPVPRVRFLPVDDLPDTARGEGGFGSTGYQTGVTA from the coding sequence GTGATCGAATCCGTGGACGTTCCCATTATCGCGCCGCAGGTTCCCGTCTACGCACATCCCGGCGACGCCGGCGCCGATCTGGTCTCGTCGGAGAGCCTGCGACTGGAACCCGGCGCTCGTGCGCTGGTGGGCACGGGGGTGCGGATCGCCCTGCCCGATGGATACGCGGCCTTCGTCGTGCCGCGCAGCGGTCTGGCCGCCAAGCACGGCATCACGATCGTGAACGCACCCGGGACGATCGACGCCGGCTACCGCGGTGAGATCAAGGTCGCTCTCCTCAACACGGATGCCCATGAGGCGTACGACATCACCGCCGGCGACCGCATCGCTCAGCTGATCGTGATGCCCGTTCCCCGCGTCCGCTTCCTCCCCGTCGACGACCTGCCCGACACCGCGCGCGGAGAGGGCGGGTTCGGCTCGACGGGCTACCAGACAGGAGTCACCGCATGA
- a CDS encoding alkaline phosphatase family protein, protein MSFSLPADPPTARSLTAIVPQLLASLSDAGDWFVSARSAILVLVDGLGRGNLTARAGHARFLTAAMTKKDAARSTFPSTTATALTGLLTATDAGTHGIVGYRARIPGTDVAPNQLKGWETDGLDPMTWQRAQPLLEREANAGRPTFVVSKGLYRDSGFTRAIQRGAEFVGAATPAERLTAAAARASANPGALVYVYIPELDTLGHAHGWESERWLRGLEELDADLRRFEAMLSPGVGALVTADHGMVDVPAHRHVLLRDGDPLLHDVALVAGEPRMLQLYTTDGSAAAVAARWREAEQSRSWVMTRGEAIDAGLFGPHVHPDVRDRIGDVLVAARTAVAYYDDRVADKKPQRMIGQHGSWTDQERIVPLIRLGAFANG, encoded by the coding sequence ATGTCGTTCAGCCTACCCGCGGACCCGCCCACAGCCCGGAGCCTCACCGCCATCGTGCCGCAATTGCTTGCGTCACTGTCCGACGCCGGTGACTGGTTCGTCTCGGCCCGGTCGGCGATCCTGGTCCTGGTCGACGGACTCGGGCGCGGCAATCTCACCGCTCGTGCCGGACACGCACGTTTCCTGACGGCGGCGATGACGAAGAAGGATGCCGCGCGCAGCACGTTCCCCTCGACGACGGCCACCGCCCTCACCGGGCTTCTCACCGCGACCGACGCCGGCACCCACGGCATCGTCGGATACCGCGCCCGCATCCCGGGAACCGATGTCGCCCCCAACCAGCTCAAGGGGTGGGAGACCGACGGGCTCGACCCGATGACTTGGCAGCGCGCGCAGCCTCTGCTGGAACGGGAGGCGAACGCCGGTCGGCCCACGTTCGTGGTGAGCAAGGGCCTATACCGCGACAGCGGCTTCACGCGGGCGATCCAGCGCGGGGCCGAGTTCGTCGGCGCCGCGACCCCGGCCGAGCGCCTCACCGCCGCCGCCGCACGGGCGTCGGCGAACCCGGGCGCGCTCGTCTACGTCTACATACCGGAACTCGACACCCTCGGTCACGCGCACGGCTGGGAATCCGAGCGATGGCTGCGGGGGCTGGAGGAACTCGACGCGGACCTCCGTCGGTTCGAAGCGATGCTCTCGCCGGGCGTCGGCGCGCTCGTCACGGCGGATCATGGAATGGTCGACGTGCCGGCGCATCGGCACGTGCTGCTGCGCGACGGGGATCCGCTGTTGCATGATGTGGCCCTGGTGGCCGGCGAGCCTCGAATGCTGCAGCTCTACACGACGGACGGCAGCGCCGCGGCCGTCGCCGCGCGCTGGCGTGAAGCCGAGCAGTCGCGCTCGTGGGTGATGACACGCGGGGAGGCGATCGACGCCGGCTTGTTCGGCCCCCACGTGCACCCCGATGTCCGCGATCGCATCGGCGATGTGCTCGTCGCGGCCCGGACGGCGGTGGCCTATTATGACGACCGCGTCGCCGACAAGAAGCCGCAGCGCATGATCGGCCAGCACGGATCCTGGACGGATCAGGAACGCATCGTTCCTCTGATCAGACTCGGCGCCTTCGCGAACGGCTGA
- a CDS encoding TetR family transcriptional regulator: MFTSEEPSSKSERTRARLREIALTSFRDRGYEATTMRLIAQEAGVSVGNAYYHFATKNDLVQELYLEVQRGHRAAAVPALVDADDLVDRIAIVYRTGLDQLTAYHEHAAEFLSAAVSPRSEINPLAEASGEARAITEGLFAEAVHGARSGTVPKDLAEALPTVLFLAHLLLALFWVYDRSEGQQRTRRLLDRGLALLRTTLPLARLPIVRGVVRDLLGLIAEAGR; the protein is encoded by the coding sequence ATGTTCACTTCTGAGGAGCCGTCGTCCAAGAGCGAGCGGACGCGTGCGCGCCTTCGCGAGATCGCGCTGACGTCGTTCCGGGACCGCGGGTACGAGGCCACGACGATGCGCCTGATCGCGCAGGAGGCGGGCGTGTCCGTCGGCAACGCGTACTACCACTTCGCCACCAAGAACGATCTGGTCCAGGAGCTCTATCTCGAGGTGCAGCGCGGCCATCGCGCTGCGGCGGTTCCGGCTCTCGTCGATGCGGACGACCTCGTCGACCGCATCGCGATCGTGTACCGCACGGGGCTCGACCAGCTCACCGCGTACCACGAGCACGCCGCCGAGTTCCTCTCCGCCGCCGTCTCGCCGCGCTCGGAGATCAATCCTCTCGCCGAGGCGTCCGGCGAGGCCCGGGCCATCACGGAGGGCCTGTTCGCGGAGGCGGTGCACGGGGCGCGTTCGGGCACGGTCCCGAAGGACCTCGCTGAGGCGCTGCCGACGGTGCTCTTCCTCGCGCACCTGTTGCTGGCGCTCTTCTGGGTCTATGACCGCTCGGAAGGACAGCAGCGCACGCGCCGTCTGCTCGATCGGGGTCTCGCGTTGCTGCGGACGACGCTGCCGCTCGCGCGCCTGCCGATCGTGCGCGGGGTCGTGCGCGACCTGCTCGGGCTGATTGCGGAGGCGGGCCGGTGA
- a CDS encoding DUF3710 domain-containing protein: MSDELQPTGAGDRASTGPFDEAEANPVRPYIDLGGIKVLPREGLNLRLEVEEQTKRIVAVGLDYADSTLQVQPFAAPRSSGLWDETRDQIRQQIRQQGGRVEERHGPLGAELLAEVPVVSGPDAVAGKRLARFIGVDGPRWFLRGVIGGAATTDVEAAARVEDLFRSIVVVRGGSPMPPRDLIPLKMPAAPGTA; the protein is encoded by the coding sequence ATGAGCGATGAACTGCAGCCCACCGGCGCGGGCGACCGCGCATCGACCGGCCCCTTCGACGAGGCAGAGGCGAACCCCGTTCGTCCGTACATCGATCTGGGTGGCATCAAGGTGCTCCCGCGCGAGGGGCTGAACCTTCGCCTCGAAGTCGAGGAGCAGACCAAGCGCATCGTCGCGGTCGGCCTCGACTACGCCGATTCGACCCTGCAGGTGCAGCCGTTCGCCGCGCCCCGCTCGAGCGGATTGTGGGACGAGACCCGTGACCAGATCCGTCAGCAGATCCGCCAGCAGGGCGGGCGCGTGGAGGAGCGCCACGGCCCGCTCGGCGCCGAACTGCTCGCCGAGGTCCCCGTCGTGAGCGGGCCTGATGCGGTCGCCGGAAAGCGCCTCGCGCGGTTCATCGGTGTCGACGGGCCGCGCTGGTTCCTGCGCGGTGTGATCGGGGGAGCGGCCACGACCGACGTCGAGGCCGCCGCCCGCGTCGAGGATCTCTTCCGCTCGATCGTGGTGGTGCGAGGCGGCAGCCCCATGCCGCCGCGCGACCTCATTCCGCTGAAGATGCCCGCCGCCCCCGGCACCGCATGA
- a CDS encoding aconitate hydratase: MSTVDSFGAKSTLTVGGTDYEIYRIDTVAGYEKLPFSLKVLLENLLRTEDGANVTKSQIEALGNWDADAEPDTEIQFTPARVVMQDFTGVPCIVDLATMREAVTALGGDPAKINPLSPAEMVIDHSVIADLFGTDNALERNVEIEYERNGERYQFLRWGQTAFDDFKVVPPGTGIVHQVNIEHLAKVIYDRTGRDGVLRAYPDTCVGTDSHTTMVNGLGVLGWGVGGIEAEAAMLGQPVSMLIPRVVGFKLTGEIPAGVTATDVVLTITDMLRKHGVVGKFVEFYGAGVASVPLANRATIGNMSPEFGSTAAIFPIDDVTLDYLRLTGRDEQTVALVEAYAKEQKLWHDADSEPVFSEYMELDLSTVVPSIAGPKRPQDRILLSEAKSQFEKDIVNYTTPSVSNSIVDLESKHSFPASDPGAAPGDEEPQTREVHISSGAPTAASNPVPVTSPAGDSYLLDNGAVTLAAITSCTNTSNPSVMIAAGLLARKARNKGLKQKPWVKTTLGPGSKVVTDYYEKSGLDKDLEGLGFYTVGYGCTICIGNSGPLIEEVSAAINENDLAVTAVLSGNRNFEGRISPDVKMNYLASPPLVVAYALAGSMHFDFETDPLGKDAEGNDVFLKDIWPSPDEVQEVIDSSISRDQFIKQYATVFDGDERWTSLPTPEGPIFEWDADSTYVRKAPYFEGMSMDLTPVTDIHGARVMATLGDSVTTDHISPAGNIKAGTPAAQYLTEHGVAQKDFNSYGSRRGNHEVMIRGTFANIRLKNELVAAVNDGQIVEGGFTRDFTQEGGPQSYIFDACENYRAEGTPLVVFGGKEYGSGSSRDWAAKGTSLLGVKAVITESFERIHRSNLIGMGVVPLQFPEGQSWKSLGLDGTEIVSIEGLEQLNEGVTPKTVKVTAAPSEFSPEGKETIVFDAKVRIDTPGEADYYRNGGILQYVLRSLV, from the coding sequence GTGTCCACTGTTGACAGCTTCGGAGCCAAGAGCACCCTCACGGTCGGTGGCACCGACTACGAGATCTACCGGATCGACACCGTCGCCGGGTACGAGAAGCTCCCGTTCAGCCTGAAGGTGCTGCTCGAGAACCTCCTTCGCACCGAGGACGGCGCCAACGTCACGAAGTCGCAGATCGAGGCCCTCGGCAACTGGGATGCCGATGCGGAGCCCGATACCGAGATCCAGTTCACCCCGGCGCGCGTCGTGATGCAGGACTTCACCGGCGTGCCCTGCATCGTCGACCTCGCCACCATGCGCGAGGCCGTCACGGCCCTCGGCGGCGACCCGGCGAAGATCAACCCGCTGTCGCCGGCCGAGATGGTCATCGACCACTCCGTCATCGCCGACCTTTTCGGCACCGACAACGCGCTGGAACGCAATGTCGAGATCGAGTACGAGCGCAACGGCGAGCGTTACCAGTTCCTGCGCTGGGGCCAGACCGCGTTCGACGACTTCAAGGTCGTCCCGCCGGGAACCGGCATCGTCCACCAGGTGAACATCGAGCACCTCGCGAAGGTCATCTACGACCGCACCGGCCGCGACGGCGTACTGCGCGCCTACCCCGACACCTGTGTGGGCACCGACTCGCACACCACCATGGTCAACGGCCTGGGCGTGCTCGGCTGGGGCGTCGGCGGCATCGAGGCCGAGGCCGCGATGCTCGGCCAGCCCGTGTCGATGCTCATCCCGCGCGTCGTCGGCTTCAAGCTGACCGGGGAGATCCCGGCGGGCGTCACCGCCACCGACGTGGTCCTCACCATCACCGACATGCTGCGCAAGCACGGCGTGGTCGGCAAGTTCGTCGAGTTCTACGGCGCGGGTGTCGCTTCGGTGCCGCTGGCCAACCGCGCCACCATCGGCAACATGAGCCCGGAGTTCGGCTCGACGGCCGCGATCTTCCCGATCGACGACGTCACGCTCGACTACCTGCGCCTCACCGGTCGCGACGAGCAGACCGTGGCTCTCGTCGAGGCATACGCGAAGGAGCAGAAGCTCTGGCACGACGCCGACAGCGAGCCCGTATTCAGCGAGTACATGGAGCTCGACCTGTCCACGGTCGTCCCCTCCATCGCCGGCCCCAAGCGCCCGCAGGACCGCATCCTGCTCAGCGAGGCCAAGTCGCAGTTCGAGAAGGACATCGTCAACTACACGACGCCCAGCGTCTCGAACTCCATCGTCGACCTCGAGTCGAAGCACTCGTTCCCGGCATCCGACCCGGGCGCGGCGCCCGGCGACGAGGAGCCGCAGACGCGTGAGGTGCACATCTCCAGCGGCGCCCCCACCGCGGCATCCAATCCCGTGCCCGTCACCTCGCCCGCCGGAGACTCGTACCTCCTCGACAACGGTGCCGTGACGCTCGCCGCCATCACGTCGTGCACCAACACGTCGAACCCGTCGGTGATGATCGCCGCCGGCCTTCTCGCCCGCAAGGCGCGCAACAAGGGCCTCAAGCAGAAGCCGTGGGTGAAGACGACGCTCGGCCCCGGTTCCAAGGTCGTCACCGATTACTACGAGAAGTCGGGGCTCGACAAGGACCTCGAAGGCCTCGGCTTCTACACGGTCGGCTACGGCTGCACCATCTGCATCGGCAACTCCGGACCTCTCATCGAGGAGGTCTCGGCGGCGATCAACGAGAACGACCTGGCCGTCACGGCCGTGCTGTCGGGCAACCGCAACTTCGAGGGCCGCATCAGCCCCGACGTGAAGATGAACTACCTCGCCTCGCCGCCCCTCGTCGTCGCCTACGCCCTCGCCGGCTCGATGCACTTCGACTTCGAGACCGACCCGCTCGGGAAGGACGCGGAGGGCAACGACGTGTTCCTCAAGGACATCTGGCCCTCGCCGGACGAGGTGCAGGAGGTCATCGACTCGTCGATCTCCCGTGACCAGTTCATCAAGCAGTACGCCACCGTGTTCGACGGCGACGAGCGCTGGACGAGCCTGCCCACGCCCGAGGGCCCGATCTTCGAGTGGGATGCCGATTCGACGTACGTGCGCAAGGCGCCGTACTTCGAGGGCATGTCCATGGACCTGACCCCGGTCACGGACATCCACGGCGCTCGGGTGATGGCGACCCTCGGCGACTCGGTCACCACCGACCACATCTCGCCCGCGGGGAACATCAAGGCCGGCACGCCCGCCGCGCAGTACCTCACCGAGCACGGTGTCGCGCAGAAGGACTTCAACTCCTACGGCTCGCGTCGTGGCAACCACGAGGTCATGATCCGCGGCACGTTCGCGAACATCCGCCTCAAGAACGAGCTGGTCGCCGCGGTCAACGACGGTCAGATCGTCGAGGGCGGCTTCACCCGTGACTTCACGCAGGAGGGCGGCCCGCAGTCGTACATCTTCGACGCGTGCGAGAACTACCGCGCCGAAGGCACCCCGCTGGTCGTCTTCGGTGGCAAGGAGTACGGCTCGGGCTCGTCGCGCGACTGGGCCGCGAAGGGCACGTCGCTGCTGGGCGTCAAGGCGGTCATCACCGAGAGCTTCGAGCGCATCCACCGCTCCAACCTCATCGGCATGGGCGTCGTGCCGCTGCAGTTCCCCGAGGGCCAGAGCTGGAAGTCGCTGGGCCTGGACGGCACCGAGATCGTCTCGATCGAGGGCCTCGAGCAGCTCAACGAGGGCGTCACCCCGAAGACCGTGAAGGTCACGGCGGCCCCCAGCGAGTTCTCGCCGGAAGGCAAGGAGACGATCGTCTTCGACGCCAAGGTGCGCATCGACACCCCCGGTGAGGCGGACTACTACCGCAACGGCGGCATCCTCCAGTACGTGCTGCGTTCGCTGGTCTGA
- a CDS encoding DUF3159 domain-containing protein, translating to MSSPAQEPEDAASAPLTPPPPSASDLLGSALGNAARRAGLDPSRQAHTGHVVWAAMGGWRGVLESVLPGLAFVILFTTTADLTLSLALSVGAAAVFTIVRLVQRSPASAALGGLIATGAAAALALWTGRGQDNFVPGLITNAAYGTAFLISALVGWSLIGLAVGFLMNESTRWRSDPRKRRVFFWLAIAWAALFYLRLAVQLPFYFAGDVATLGTLKLVMGLPLFAPLVAVTWLAVRAVYPRQHDASAASEA from the coding sequence ATGAGCTCGCCCGCGCAGGAGCCCGAGGACGCGGCATCCGCTCCGCTCACGCCACCTCCGCCGTCCGCATCGGACCTCCTCGGAAGCGCGCTCGGCAACGCCGCGCGACGCGCCGGTCTCGATCCGTCGCGGCAGGCTCACACGGGACACGTCGTCTGGGCCGCCATGGGCGGCTGGCGGGGAGTGCTGGAGAGCGTGCTTCCCGGCCTGGCGTTCGTCATCCTGTTCACGACCACGGCCGATCTCACACTCTCGCTCGCGCTCTCGGTGGGCGCTGCTGCCGTCTTCACGATCGTCCGCCTCGTTCAGCGCTCGCCCGCCAGTGCGGCACTGGGGGGACTCATCGCCACCGGTGCCGCCGCCGCCCTCGCACTGTGGACCGGCCGAGGACAGGACAACTTCGTCCCGGGCCTCATCACCAACGCGGCCTACGGGACGGCGTTTCTGATCTCGGCTCTCGTCGGGTGGTCCTTGATCGGACTGGCCGTCGGCTTCCTCATGAACGAGAGCACACGCTGGCGCAGCGATCCGCGCAAGCGCCGGGTGTTCTTCTGGCTGGCGATCGCCTGGGCCGCGCTGTTCTACCTGCGCCTCGCGGTGCAGCTTCCCTTCTACTTCGCCGGCGATGTCGCCACGCTCGGCACCCTGAAGCTCGTGATGGGACTGCCGTTGTTCGCCCCGCTCGTCGCCGTCACCTGGCTGGCCGTGCGGGCGGTCTATCCGCGCCAGCACGACGCCAGCGCGGCATCCGAGGCGTGA